Within the Dunckerocampus dactyliophorus isolate RoL2022-P2 chromosome 10, RoL_Ddac_1.1, whole genome shotgun sequence genome, the region CATGCCTGTTGAGGTCTCTGTGGATGATAGGCTGGGTGAGGTTGTGCAGGTACTCCATTCCCTTGGCTACGTCGATGGCAATGATGAGCTTGGACTGCAGATCAATAAGCCTGCCCATTGACACATCATTAAAACAGCAGCCACTTAGTGCCAGATCAATGGCCTCCCACtgccaatcacacacacacacacacacacacacacacacacacagctcttgACATTGATCAGTCGATACCCTGCGCTGCACCTGGGATCACATGCAGTTAGCAAAACACTTGATCTGGATCAATGAAGTGGAGGGACTAGTGAGGGGATGCTTCCAGGGTGGATAATGAGATCCACGGCTGATTTGTCTGCTGGGCAAACATGCTCTTGGATAACCTAAACAAAGAAAACTATGGGGAGCACAGCCACACTGGAACTGAAAAGGTTCTTCCCCAAACAGTTCCCAGacattgtccaaaatgtctgggTAAGATGAAGTATTAAGATTCAGGGGTTTTCCCAATTGGTTCATTAATACCGTAGGTGTGACCATGCAGTGGTGTTCATCCACAAATAAAGAGTGGAAGTACAGCAGGGAACTCTTTCTGGTTAATTTAGTGTGTGGTCAAAATGGCTCACTGTGAGGCAGTAAAGCCGTATCATctctcccatcccgtgtggggCATGGTCTCCGTCTCGGGAGTGCGTGGGCCTGTGGAAAGGGGGCGAGGTTTCAGCGGCTGCACTGTGCTCTGCTCAGCGCTTGCTGTTGCCTGTCTCTGTGCTTCGCCGTGCTGTTTGCCACGTCCTTGTCATGCCCCTATCTGGGCGCAGGCCTGTCAGGGGTTCTATCTTTGGGTGTGGGCAGTGCACAGCCTGTTTtttggcgggggggggggggggggggggggggggggggggggggggggatcacCTGGCGGCTGGTTGGGTGCTGGTCTTGCCTTCTCGCCTGCTCAGGCGGGGCTGGGCGGTCTGCTTCCCCTCAACTTTCAGGCACGGCACTGCCTCTCCCGGGTGCGTGTTGCCCTGCTGGAGTCGCCTGGTGCGGTGTGGTGGGTTATCTTGTTTGTTCATtcctgttttccttttttttgttatttattctcCTGCTGGGGGCTTGGtgtcccatttctgctgtccaGGCCTCTGTATGTGGGCTGGGGTGTCCAGTGTTGGGTGCCATGGTGCCTGCTCCCTGGTGGTGGGAAAGTGTGGGGGCCTGGTGCTTCTGGGTTGTGGGCGGGTATACTTCTTAGTGGTGTGTGGTCCCCGTTGCCTATCTGCCCTTGTGGGGAATGGTCTCGTGCCTGTCTCAGGGGGAGGTTGTCCTCCGGCAGGCTGGCGCCCTCTGCAGGCTGAGTCCGAGGGAGCCTGTCCCAGTTCTACCTGCTCCCGTGGGGCAGGTGGCTCTCTGATGGTTGGAGCCCGTGCCTGCTGTGTGGGTTGGGGCTTGCTGGTTGGTGACAAGCAGTCCCCCACCTTTCATATATACGCAgtgaaaatacacacacatgctcacacATGTATGAAagtatacatacatgcatacatgtacACGTGTAAAGACATACATACACCACCGGTCAAAggttttcaaaaacatttgcttaaacgtgcttttttttactaataatattcaaacaaaaaaacatgatttattaattaatatatttttaatatattaattaatattatataatatatttttaattcgaAGCGCGGAGTGGTGAGGAATGATGAACCGATGTATACTACAGtgacatccatctattttctatgccgcttatcctaattagggtcgcaggggtatgctggagcctatcccagctgactttgggcaagaggcggggtacaccctggactggtcgccagccaatcacagggcacatatagacaaacaatcattcactctcacattcatacctatgaacaatttagtcgccaatgaacctaacatgcatgtttttggtcttcccgatctccagactatgactgtgtggccaacatgctaaccactagaccaccgtacgGCCCCCACTacaatgtattaaatataaaaaaaaaaaaacaacagcgccTACTGTTGGATTTGATGGGGAACTATCCCCCTACCCCCTAATGCAGAGTCGCCACTTGGTGTGTCACAACACTTTTGTCCATGTAGTGTAGCAGCACTCTTTCTAGATATGAATATTAGGATTCAAATGACATGAATGAATCAATTCCACATGTACTGTACGAGCAGTCCAACAAGGGCGCAACTTCGACTTCCTCACCTCTTCTGCTCGTGCAGCAGGGAGAAGAGCGAACCCCCCGAGATATATTGGGTGACAATGGCGAACTGGCTGGGGTCGTCCAGACACGCTCCCACAAACTGGATGATGCAGGGGTGGTTGAGGCGACAGAGGATGGAGACCTCTCGGCAGAACATGTCCACGTCTGACTTGGAGCAGTACGTGTTGGCTCTGTAGCTgcagaggacaatgaaaaaggCTTTATTGGTCATGACAGAAGgatgaaataacaaaatatgcaCTATGCAAACGTTTACCGTTTAATCGCAACTATTTTGTTCCGGCATTTTCCTTTGTAAACCCTGCCAAAGGAGCCTGTGCAGGTGAACTATAGTTAGATGTGCTAGCATTGTAAGACTGGATGCATGAATATCatgtacaaagaaaaaatacacttaCCTGATCcaattatttcattaaattCCAACTCAGAGAGCTGAAGATGGAAATGTGAGGGGAGGCTGGCCCTGAGAAGAAGCACTTCTGCTTTTTCTGGTAAAGATAAAACACTTGTTACCATAATTAGAAGCTCTTTAGAAGAATTCAAACAATAAACTAACGATCAAATACACATATCATGTCATTAATGATGggcattctgaaaaaaaaagcattaacagctgtggttgTAGGGAACTAAtgtctaaacttttttttgacaaactctacaagatggcagtagctgcatttgaagtagcaTGAGCGGTCATAATCCAGCTTtatttacctctgcatgcgtTTAAAATCTTCCTCGCGCTAATCAACTGTTTCATGACAAACTATATTTgctgtgctgttgtttacaatggaCTCAACAGCTGCATAAATGCTGGCTGAGTAGCTCATTACAGCAGAACCAGTTTATCTTGACACCCCTCGTACTGGCTGACATGTTAATTTTGGTTATATAGTTGTCAACATAGAAAAAACCAAACctaaccattgcttgcacatttactcgAGACTTTGGCCAgtgacataaggagaatgggcaataataaaggatttttgaaccGATGGCAGTTTGTTAACatcgttttcctccatttgtgcatatttttatttggattccTCTGATTTCATATAATATTGTTGTAACAGAGGCATTGTGAATTACGATTCAGGGGCTTATAGTACAGAGTTGCCAAGCCGCATTTGCATTGTAGAGTGAATCTTGCTGaaggcagtggtgtccaaagtgcggcccagaggGTTCTTGTTTAATatcaagtccagggtgtaccccgccttttgcCTGAAATGATGATGAATGAGTGCCCTATAATGCTATATAGGAAACATGTTTACTCATGCATCAAGGCATTAACACACACTTCATTGGGCACACATGCACAATGCAATGACAGTTtctaatatacagtacttgGCTATGAGaggggcaaaatattagaaacagctgtgTAATAGAGTGCCCCCTAGAGGCAGTGAGCAGGAAGTGCTGCTTTTCATGTAAAGAAAGAATTGcagttaagaaaaataatagctaAACAAGCAGCACATTTTGTTCTTTGATAAATCCATTGAGAAATGTTGACGCTATTAGGCACTGTTTGACATGTTGTACACAATAACGTGTCAGTCACAACAGAGCATAGCTATTTTAGAAAAGGCTTACTTTTGGACacagttcttgttttttttatcttattttgcaggtgtacctattgTTGTGGCCGGTGACTGTAGACCGATacaatggctctcactgcctcAATGTTGTTGCGTTTATCAGAAGCTTCCCTGGGCaaccccgtgtgtgtgtgtgtgtgtgcgtgcgtgtgtgtgtcttgtcagATGGCAGTGAAGTGAAACAGAGGAAAATCCGCTCTACTTGACTACCTTTCGTCATGCTCTTGATCTTTCCCAGAGGGGAAGGGACAGAAACATAGGAACCATCTGGCAGGGAGATGACATATTCAGATAGTTTCATCATGTGactatttgcttttgtagttgTTTACACCAAACTGGCACTCACCCCCTCCTGGCTGCGAGTACTCATTGCAAGGAGAGTCATCGGGGCGCTTGTAGTGTTTCAGTAAGGTGACAATAGCATCATGACCTTCAGTGgaaatcaacaaaaaaagacatcaatATTTAATTGGAGCTGTCGCTTTCCTTTAGATGTTTGAGTTCGGAAACCTTTCTCATAAGCCCACATCAGGCAGGTCTGCTCATCCTTCTCCCCGCTGGACCTGCTGGGGTCACAAGCAACGAGGTTCATGTCTGCCCCATTGTCCAGCAGGAACTGCACAAGGCGGATGTGACCGTGGAAGCAGGCGCTGTGCAGGGCTAAACACACATTGTGAAAATCAGTCACAATGCTCTGCAATTGTtttgaatgacaaaaacaaaagtcacCTGTGTGTCCATCTCTGCCCTGGTGGTTGATGCTCATCGCATTCTGGCTCAACAGGAATTTGACCATCTCCAGGTCTTTACCATAGGTGCATGCACTGGGGTGTAAGATCAGAGCTTATTATTAAGACCTGAGAGGGACATGAATAGCACTATGGCTCCCATCTGTATAATTTGCCTATAATAAAGTATCACCATTTCCTTATATAGTGGCCAGTGGCATGCATTTACCCATTAGAGTACCAGGGCATCTATTAGGTGCAAGGTTTTTTATTTAGGGGAgaacaaattaaattaataattttttaaaaatagtttagattttacaataattttctacaattaaaaaaaagaaataaaccccagatgccatgtctgcttTGCAGGCCGTGTAAGATTTGATACTATGACATATATCAGTCAGGTTAAAAGGTAACGCATAGAAAAAAAGGAGGGTTCTATTTGAGGCATGACACATAACACAACATTTTAAGTTGAAAAAttccaagaatttacattttgcactgttggatcttaaggaggttcttgcaaaaagaagaaatgggagtgagacaaaaaacattttgagtaaaaagtgaaataggctgctcatcagctgatcagaagtttaagaccatagctcaaaaaaccctAAAgtcccctaaaatagaaataactttacaataaggtacacaaaaatacagtagttactgaggaactaatgtagaactaatgaagaactaatgaggaaataatgaataaggcacataaatttagactagttactgaggaactgagGCACATAAAtctagagtagttactgaacagctaatgaagaactcatgagtaactaatgagttgAGGTTAGGGTTAAGGCTAGGTAGGTTTGTTCCTTATTAACtaatgtaattttgtgtaccttattgtaaagtgctaCCGAAATAACATTTTCGAAaacaggactcagtaatgagtagctgcgccattcctgttaatcacctcaaaatttGTTTTGGCATGCTTGACGCCAGTGTTTTCAGGAGGCTAGTgcgaatgttgctccaggttgTGAAGATAgcatcaggaagggcatccactgtctggaactgatgtccatttttgtaaactttccttgccatccatccccagatgttttcagttggatttagatcaggggaaaacacaggatggtccaaaagaatgacgttattcttctggaagaagtccGGCATGgtaaactgcagcgttgtcctgttgaaaaacccagtcattaccaaaCAGACGAGGGCCgtcaacatctccacatagccagctgccatttgacgccctgGCAgctcagatcatgatggcgccccctccaatgtgctgtgtggaaaacatctcaggtgggatctccttatcatgccagtaacgttggaagccatcaggactgtcaaggctACACcatttctcatcagagaataaaactttcttccatctttcattgtcccatgtttgaggcctttgaagacgctttttgttcttaaaactcttctctcgcagatgccgtctgatggttattagattgcacttggcaccagtaataaccttcatttgggccgaggatcgtcctgtgtcttgacggacagccagtgggattttttttaggtctaccacttgacttttttgttccataaaccTGAGAGGTTGAAACTTCTTATAATATGCTGAAGATCTTtcaagaagtttaaaatgtcttactgcatccaacctcagcaccaATGccgtgctgcgagaggccttgcttatgcagctcaacaatctcaccacgttcaaagagagaaagcttttttgcctttgccatcaagagattatgacggtgtgaatacctgacagaaaatgacactgcaTCCAACCAGCATTTactcttttaaaggctgtggacATACATTTTGATCAGCTgctgaacagcctattttcacttcaatgcttgtttgcaataaattgctaaaaaaaaatgtctatttcagtcccatttttatttattttttttgtattttgaagctttacttaaTTTCTTAATTCTCTActaattttgatcaggagtgtatttgctCAAATAGACAGCGCACCCAGTGAATAATCCACCGGAGTGTAGGCCACTATTTAAGGAAATATGGAAACAGACGATACCTGTGAAGTGCTGTCTCGCTGAAAATGTTCTCCTTTGTAAGACTCTCTGCACCAGAGAGCTGAATAATCTCCTTCACTGCATCATACTTGCCATTGTAGCAGGCCCTGGTGAAATTTAATGCAATGTCACATTAACCAATTTCCTCAAAACAACATGAACCTTTACCAACACtacaaaaatcattttacaagtgTAACGGTGTGTCCCCGTAGATGTTGGTAGCGTGAGCCTGTGCGTCAAAGTTGCCCTGAAGGAGGAAGCGTACAACCTCATGGTGTCCAAAGCGAGCACAGAAGTGGAGGGGCACATGGTCCTCATTGTCCTGAGCATTCACTGGAGAGAGTTACACAAACAATTTTGATTTAAAGAAAAatttatgtaaaactataaaattatTCAAGAGACAATGTAACCTCTGTGCCACGGCTGCAGCTCTCTAGGTTGCTCTCTCGCTCGACACTTACACAGTTGAATGTATAGAGGCCTTAAAGTCTTACCGTTAGCTTTGCCTCCTTCCCCCACCAGCAGTGTGATGATATCAAGTAAACCCTTGGCTGCGGCCAGATGCAATGGCCGGTCCCCCACTTCGCCACTGGCATTTACATCTGCCCCAAACTTCAGCAGTAGTTTGGCAAGCTGTACGGAAAACCAATTCAGGATGTGTCTATTTCTCCTTACAAAGTGGACTTACCTGCTCATTGCCGTTATAGGATGCAATATGTAATGGGGTAAAAAACACAGCGTCCTGGACATTGACACAAGCTCCATGCTGGAGGAGAATATCTGCTGCCTACGCACAAATGATGAGTCGACAACAAGGTGCTGATGGTCATCTACTTCGTGTACTCTCACCTCAAGGTGTCCCGCCAGTGTGGCCACATGCAGGGCAGTGAGGGCACCGTAGCCCAGCTGCTGCACATCTGACCCCCCGTGGAGAAGCGCAGTAACCAGCTCGCCATTGTCCTAACAGCGTCAAGTGACATGATGCCAGTATGCACTAAATTATCTCTTaatatgctgtattttcttgcaTTGTCACtggctgcattcacacttgtggttcaaTATTCTAGTCtggactaaaaataaataaaacatataggGTGCGCACTTTGGTACAGTTTACTTAGcattcacactggtatttttgtcgGGGGACCAAAGACTTGAAGAACTGCACAGCTTCCATCACACATTCATGACACAAGACACCAttgtcactcactcactcctCCCACCGGGAGGCACAATTTctcttacatacagtatttgtcatttctgcatgctttttgtcattttcatacTGGTCCGTGTCACATTCATATTTGAGCTCGAGTGAACCGAGCCACACCAGGGTTCCGCACCAATGAACCGTACTAGCAGAGAAAACACACCACAGTTCTTTTTAATCaaagcaaacatgacaagtgtgaatgcaccctTAATGGCAAAGTAGCTCAAATGATATCCATATAGCGTGTACCTTGTACGCAGCTAAGTGGAGTGCAGTGAATCCATTCTTGGTCAGTCTGGAAGGGCGTAGGCCTTTGAGCATTAAAGAGCTGATATGTCCCTTGTTACCttggacgcacacacacaagaatagtTAGGCCCATAAGTCTTTGGACAGCGACAAGTTTTAATTGCCTTTATACACCACCACAAGGAATTGGAAATAAGTCAAGCTTGAGCTATTTCATTTCAAAGgtatttgaaaaatgtgcataattgttaatacagtacatttttcaaaaattaataaatgattcaagattcaagagagttttattgtcatgtgcatggtaaaacagcagttataccatgcaatgaaaatcttattctcttcattctcccaagaaaagaaagaaaacacaagaaagaataagaacataagaaacaaacacataaacatatataccaataaattaagcaacaacaacagaagagacattaatacagatataaataaataaataaagtgctatgagtgtgtgcgtgtgttgcgtgcggcgtgtgcgagtgcttcgttgagaagcctgatggcctgtgggtaaaagctgtttgccagccttgtggtcctggacttcaaactcctgtagcgtctgcctgatggtaggagtgtgaataatgagtgttgtggatgtgtgctgtccttgatgaggttgtgtgttctgcgtaggactctagatttataaatgtcttgcagtgaggggagggctgccccaacaatgttctgtgaggtcttgatcacccgctggagtgccttcctatcacgtgttgtacagttaccgtaccaaacagtgatggaggcggtaaggacactttcgatagtgcatctgtagaagcaactcaggattgtggtgggcatgccaaatttcctcagtcttctcaggaagtacagtctcctttgggatttcttcagaatttgttgggtgttgtgagaccaggtgaggtcctcgctgatgtgtgtgccaaggaacttgaaggttttcaccctctccacctcagtctcatcaataaacaggggactatgtggctccttttcccttgttcttgggtcgatgatcatctctttagtcttatctgtattgagaaggagattgttatcacgacaccaagctatgaggtccgccacctctcttctgtatgatgtttcaacaccaccagtgatcagtccgatgactgtagtgtcatccgcaaatttaatgatgctggtgttgttctgggaggccacgcaatcgtaggtgaagagcgtgtagaggagtggactcagcacacacccctgtggggtcccagtgctcacaattcttgagctggatgtgcggttgtggactctgactgactggggtctgcctgtgagaaagttaaacacccagttacagagggagggagacaggccaagtgtgaggagcttatttgtgagtttgtgggggctgactgtattaaaagcagagctatagtctataaatagcattctgacgtatgtgtcctggccctgtaggtgagaaagggctgtgtggatggcagtgttgactgcatcatccgtggaccggttctggcgatatgcaaactgtagagggtccacagttgccgccgggatgctctttttgatgtgggtcatgactaatctttcaaagcacttcataacaataggagtgagtgctatagggcgatagtcattcaagcaggtcacgttgctcttcttgggtacgggcactatggtggtggacttaaagcaggtcggtacagatgcttgtgcaagcgacaggttaaatatgtcagcaagcacatcagctagctctgatgagcaaacccgaagtgcacgtcctgagatgttgtctggccctgctgcttttcgtgggtttgttttgtttagaaccctgcgcacatcagctgatgtcaccatgagaggtgagtcctgtgtgctccccaggttcagccaccctctctgctcatcaggagtttgggtgtcaaagcgggcatagaactcgttcagctcatctggaagtgtggtttggctggacgtggctacgctactctgctgtcgatagtctgtgatgtgctggagccccgcccacatgcgccgagggtctgaggtggaatagtagccctccagcttctgtctgtactgtcttttggcctcccgtatggacctcctcaggtcatatctggcctttttgtagtcatcagcggtgcccatgacaaatgcagtcgaacgagcacgtagcttagcccttacatcacagttcatccactgtttttggttagggtattttctgtaatacttggtggtggtaacagtctctatacatgtgctaatgtagccagtaacagcagaagcatattcatccaaatcaacagtacaatcttccctccccgctgcagttttaaacacatcccagtttgtgcagccaaagcagtcctgaagtacttgatcagtttcttcattccacactttaactgctgtacgtacagggggagcttttttaagaagttgtctgtatgttggataaaggaatatagagatgtggtcagcctttccaaagtggggtcttggaacagcaaATGATCACCATTTGATGGTTGAATATGTccttttattagaaaaaaatgcatatttaagcaaactgtacttattcctggcctaaattaagcattttcaagcataaaaacggctaaaagAAATAACTATTGTAAATGaactaattgtgaatgtagtattcgacattggccactaggagtcagtaattgttcggtgagacaggcgCTAAACGCGAACATCACAACTATTTAAATTATCTCAAGTAGAGGCAcattaataacataataatcataataataacccTCGACAggctaaaactcagctctgaacctcCGATGTCACTTCTGTCCTCTACACATCTATCTGCCTGCCACTAAGGtcctctagggaacacatttacaatgACACTGTTCAAGCAGGAGTTGTATTTACatcttatatggcttatttacGCAAtacaatacgagtgtaaagcacaatacaagtgtaaagctatttaaagccaccattacaatGCAACGATGAGACATtcgccactgcaggaagtacgctgtccaagAAAGAACAAGGAACAgctaacgtgtgagtttatgttactatattgagtaatacaaatataaaggtgactatatgagtgttatttcatgtctagagggctctaataatgtaaaaaaatgtattgagaagattgtaaacaggtttctataccataactatgaaaatatttcatttattaagattgaatactactttgtggaaattatcacttatcgtggttgggtctggaaacaattaaccgcgataaacgagggatgactgtacaatCATCGCTTGTGAAGACCTACATGAGAAACTCAatgtgctgctgttgtgttgAGGAAGTGAAACTTATGATCTATTGTGTTGACATCATTAAAGAATAGTTTCATTGCCTC harbors:
- the tnni3k gene encoding serine/threonine-protein kinase TNNI3K isoform X1 — encoded protein: MGNYKSRPSQTCTDEWKKKVSESYSVILEKLEDDLQLKDSELVDLKLAFSSDEAFQKVNLNYRTEKGLSLLHLCCVCGGNKGHISSLMLKGLRPSRLTKNGFTALHLAAYKDNGELVTALLHGGSDVQQLGYGALTALHVATLAGHLEAADILLQHGACVNVQDAVFFTPLHIASYNGNEQLAKLLLKFGADVNASGEVGDRPLHLAAAKGLLDIITLLVGEGGKANVNAQDNEDHVPLHFCARFGHHEVVRFLLQGNFDAQAHATNIYGDTPLHLACYNGKYDAVKEIIQLSGAESLTKENIFSETALHSACTYGKDLEMVKFLLSQNAMSINHQGRDGHTALHSACFHGHIRLVQFLLDNGADMNLVACDPSRSSGEKDEQTCLMWAYEKGHDAIVTLLKHYKRPDDSPCNEYSQPGGDGSYVSVPSPLGKIKSMTKEKAEVLLLRASLPSHFHLQLSELEFNEIIGSGSFGRVYKGKCRNKIVAIKRYRANTYCSKSDVDMFCREVSILCRLNHPCIIQFVGACLDDPSQFAIVTQYISGGSLFSLLHEQKRLIDLQSKLIIAIDVAKGMEYLHNLTQPIIHRDLNSHNILLYEDGHAVVADFGESRFLQSVDEDNMTKQPGNLRWMAPEVFTQCTRYSVKADMFSYALCLWELLTGEIPFAHLKPAAAAADMAYHHIRPPVGYSIPKPISALLMRGWNACPEDRPEFSEVVTNLEECLCNVELMSPASSNSSGSLSPSSSSDCLLARAGPSRGHVAALRSRFELEYALNTRAYAFWSQSERRRASGGLSLEEIRRSMQFSPIDRNGYVSDPMSTMRFCSSFSSNGSFEDSN
- the tnni3k gene encoding serine/threonine-protein kinase TNNI3K isoform X2 — protein: MGNYKSRPSQTCTDEWKKKVSESYSVILEKLEDDLQLKDSELVDLKLAFSSDEAFQKVNLNYRTEKGLSLLHLCCVCGGNKGHISSLMLKGLRPSRLTKNGFTALHLAAYKDNGELVTALLHGGSDVQQLGYGALTALHVATLAGHLELAKLLLKFGADVNASGEVGDRPLHLAAAKGLLDIITLLVGEGGKANVNAQDNEDHVPLHFCARFGHHEVVRFLLQGNFDAQAHATNIYGDTPLHLACYNGKYDAVKEIIQLSGAESLTKENIFSETALHSACTYGKDLEMVKFLLSQNAMSINHQGRDGHTALHSACFHGHIRLVQFLLDNGADMNLVACDPSRSSGEKDEQTCLMWAYEKGHDAIVTLLKHYKRPDDSPCNEYSQPGGDGSYVSVPSPLGKIKSMTKEKAEVLLLRASLPSHFHLQLSELEFNEIIGSGSFGRVYKGKCRNKIVAIKRYRANTYCSKSDVDMFCREVSILCRLNHPCIIQFVGACLDDPSQFAIVTQYISGGSLFSLLHEQKRLIDLQSKLIIAIDVAKGMEYLHNLTQPIIHRDLNSHNILLYEDGHAVVADFGESRFLQSVDEDNMTKQPGNLRWMAPEVFTQCTRYSVKADMFSYALCLWELLTGEIPFAHLKPAAAAADMAYHHIRPPVGYSIPKPISALLMRGWNACPEDRPEFSEVVTNLEECLCNVELMSPASSNSSGSLSPSSSSDCLLARAGPSRGHVAALRSRFELEYALNTRAYAFWSQSERRRASGGLSLEEIRRSMQFSPIDRNGYVSDPMSTMRFCSSFSSNGSFEDSN
- the tnni3k gene encoding serine/threonine-protein kinase TNNI3K isoform X3 — its product is MTSNSKTANLWTSNSHSDEAFQKVNLNYRTEKGLSLLHLCCVCGGNKGHISSLMLKGLRPSRLTKNGFTALHLAAYKDNGELVTALLHGGSDVQQLGYGALTALHVATLAGHLEAADILLQHGACVNVQDAVFFTPLHIASYNGNEQLAKLLLKFGADVNASGEVGDRPLHLAAAKGLLDIITLLVGEGGKANVNAQDNEDHVPLHFCARFGHHEVVRFLLQGNFDAQAHATNIYGDTPLHLACYNGKYDAVKEIIQLSGAESLTKENIFSETALHSACTYGKDLEMVKFLLSQNAMSINHQGRDGHTALHSACFHGHIRLVQFLLDNGADMNLVACDPSRSSGEKDEQTCLMWAYEKGHDAIVTLLKHYKRPDDSPCNEYSQPGGDGSYVSVPSPLGKIKSMTKEKAEVLLLRASLPSHFHLQLSELEFNEIIGSGSFGRVYKGKCRNKIVAIKRYRANTYCSKSDVDMFCREVSILCRLNHPCIIQFVGACLDDPSQFAIVTQYISGGSLFSLLHEQKRLIDLQSKLIIAIDVAKGMEYLHNLTQPIIHRDLNSHNILLYEDGHAVVADFGESRFLQSVDEDNMTKQPGNLRWMAPEVFTQCTRYSVKADMFSYALCLWELLTGEIPFAHLKPAAAAADMAYHHIRPPVGYSIPKPISALLMRGWNACPEDRPEFSEVVTNLEECLCNVELMSPASSNSSGSLSPSSSSDCLLARAGPSRGHVAALRSRFELEYALNTRAYAFWSQSERRRASGGLSLEEIRRSMQFSPIDRNGYVSDPMSTMRFCSSFSSNGSFEDSN